Sequence from the Flavobacterium sp. J372 genome:
TCACCGTTAACTTTCTTCGGTGTAAAATCAAACTCAAGGTGCACCGGTACAACAAGGTTTACGTAACGGAAACGGCTAACTTTAAGATCAAGGCCTGAGTCTGCAAGTGTTGTCTGCCCATCAGGTGTTGTTACAAACTTACGGTTGTTTTCAGGGCGCAGGTTGTTATATTGTAATGATAGCCCGTACTTGATATGCAGTAAGTTATTGTTTTTAAGCATCCTTGTATTAAAACTGATACCCCACTCATAAAAATCAGACCTGTCTTTAAAGTTATCATGGTCAATCTTATCGTCAACTACCAATCGGTTCAACCCTAGTGCGAAAACAAATTGTGATGTTGTTCTCTTGTAGCTGTATTGCTTTAGTGTATCATTTTCATTCTCTTTCTTATCGCCCTTCTTAAAAGAGAAAACAAATTTGTCATTTTCTTTCGGCAGCTTGCCTTCAACTTTATCGTTTATAAGCTGTTCAAGTTTAGCCTGTTCAGCATTTAAGCCATCTTCAATTTTTTTAGCGCGCATGTCGGCAAGTTGCTGTTTTCTCGTTTCAGCTTGTGCGGCAGTAATTGTTCCGGCTGAGAGTTGCTGGTTTACCTGTTCAACCTCAATTTTAAGCGAATCTTTCTGTGTTTTGGTTATGGTTTCCATGTTTTTAGAAATGGCATCTACCCTTTCGCTGAATGTTTCCTGTGCTTTAAGTTTGGTAGCTGCAAGGCATAGCAGTGCCGCTACATAAAAAGTAATCGTTTTCATGTTCTTGATGATTTAAATATGTAATTAATGATTGTTACTTATGGTTTCTGTTTGCTACAGATGTTTTTACGGTGTTGTAATTTTTTACAATGGCCTGCATAGCCTTATTCCTGAAGCTGCTGTCAAGTTCACCCTCAACAGATGAAAGCAATGATTTAGCATTAACCTTTACAGCAGGCTTTTTAGCTTCATCAGTATCAGCGGCGGCTGCAAGCAGTATTTCGGCTTCGTTGGCTACCGGTTTCTCTACAATAATTTCATTTTTAGTGGCTTGAGCAACAGCTCCTTCAATATTTACCGGGTACTGTACTGCTACTGCTGGCTTATGTTTTTTTTGAAGGACATTTGGTGCAGCAGTTCCGGTTTTGGTTTCAGATGCAGTTGTTACAGCCACTGCCTCTTCTTTAGCATTTATAGCCTGGTTTACTACTGCAGACTCTGTTTCGGTTTTAGCAGCTTCTTGCATCAATGGCTCCTCTGTTGCTGTAGCTACCTGTACGTCAGTACTTTTTACTTCAGTAGCGTCATTATTATCTCCCTGCTTCAGGAAAATCGTCCCCAGCAAAAGGAACCCCAAAAAACTAGCAGCAATATACATCCATGCCCTCTTGCTTTTCTTTGGTTTTGCAGTTTTTTCTTCAGCAACCGAAAGCATCGCATCAAGCCTGTCCCACGCCATTTCCCGTGGCTGTATAGTGCGCTTTTCAAGCTTTTCCCTAACTATATCATCAAACTTATTCGGTTCCATTTACGTAATTTTTTTGTTTGTTAATCTGCTCCTGCAGCATTTTCCTTGCATGCGATAATTGAGATTTTGATGTCCCTTCACTAATCCCCAGCATTTTTGCAATTTCCTGGTGCTTAAAACCTTCTATCGCATAAAGGTTAAAAACCATTTTATATCCGTCCGGCAGGCTGTCTATCAGCGTTTGTATGTCTTCTACCGAAAAGTGGCTTTCAATGTTATTGAACGTATCTTCTACATAAAACTCATCTTCCAGAAACCCGACCTTCTTCTGCACCCTGATGTATGAAATACATTCATTTACCATTATCCGCCGTATCCAACCTTCAAAACTGCCCTTGTGCTCAAATGCTTTCAGGTTGGTAAAGACTTTCATAAATGCTGTAATCATTATGTCTTCAGCCTGGTGCAGGTCTTTTATATATTGCCTGCAAATACTCAGCATCTTAGGCGAATACTTTGAGTATATCTTCTGCTGGGCATGCCGGTTGCTTTCGGCGGCCAGCCTTATGATATCTTTTTCTTCCTGGTGTAATGCTATTACTTTCAAAACAAGTCTTATTGGTTAGTGGCCTGTTCGTCTCACCGCTTTCAGCCGGACTTCTAAATACATAGACGAGCCGTTTCCAAAAATGGTTGCATGGCCATCAAAAAAATTTACACAAAAGTATCAATTATTTAATATCTTATTGAAAACAAGGTTCTTACATAAATAAAAAAAGCTGCCCTTTCAGGCAGCTTCTCCCCTAAAATATGAAAAACTACTCTTTGATGAATTTCTGTGTTGATGAATTACCGTTAACAACAGTATTAATAACATATATACCGCTTTGCAGGTTACTTACGTTAACAGCTGCTTCGGTAACTTTCGGGCTGGCCTTCAAAACCTGCTGCCCAAGTGTATTGTACACCGTTATCTCATCTATTGACGAACCTGATTTAATTGTTAACACTTCTTTAACAGGATTGGGATACAGGGAAGTTTTTACATTTGCGAAGTCGCTTGTACCTGCGGTTGAATCAGTACTGAAATAAATGTTATCCATAAAAACAGTACCTGCATTATTTGTCGAGAAAATAATTTGCTGGATGTTTGCTCTTGCAGTCATATTTACAAAATCAGTCATAGGTATGCTGTAATGAAGCCATTCGCCTACAGGCGGTGTTGCATACGTTATTTCATGCTCGCTGTCATCCCCACCCTGGTAAGCGCCATTCGGGCCAAAGTCAACCAGCTTGATTCGCAGTTGGGTAAAATCTGCCGACCATACATCAAAATTGAAATAGTTCATATTTGTGGCATTGATATTAGCGGCAGGCTCTATCCCTGCAAAATTAAGAGACGAGTATTTCTTAGTCAGGTTGCCTTGTATCTGCACTTCAGCATGTGCCGCCTGAGACCAAACTGTAAGCCATGTACTCATGTTAATGCCGGCATATGCATCGCTGAAAAGCGAGATAACCTGTGATGACGGTGCTGTTGGTGTTGGCGCAGCAGTTAGCGGAGCCGGCGGTGGCGGCGCGGCACCAAATGTAATGTTGTCAAAATAAACCACATTGTCCTGAGTGCGCGGGCCCGTACCAAAGTCAGGAAAAACAACTATCTGGTCATACGGGCTAAGGGCGCCTACATAATCAGCGAAGTTGAAGGTAAGCTGTTCCCATTGGTTTACCAGCGTGTTTGTAACTGATTTCTCCGGAAGTGCATCTCCGGTAGGCGTCACAAGCTTAATCTTCACCGGACTGATTACGGTTTTGTAAACCATAATTTTAATCTGCGCATTGCTGTTGGTCAGAACCCAGTCGGGCATCCCATTTTCATGGTTTATTTCTGTTCCTGCCCATGGCATACCCGCTTGCAGTGCTGTAAATTTTGCTACGTTGGCAGATGTATTGATACCACCCGGGAAAGGGTTGGCAACCACCTCAAGTGCAGGGTTGGTAGCATTTTCAAATACATTCCATACATAATTTGCCCCGGCGCCTCCCGGTTCAAAGTCAATTGCCTGTTGTGCAATGGCTGCACCTGAAAAGGCAATTATTGATAATAATGAATAGTAAAGTTTTTTCATGAGTGATTGTTTTAATGTTTCGGTAAGCTATGTTACGAATTTTATTACATCAAAATAATCACCGGGGCAATACAAATACTATACAAAAAATAATACCATAATTTTTTGTACAAATAAATACGAAATCTCTAATAAATTGAGAAGTTGTTGAGTATTGAGAAAGCCTATAATTAAACAATCTATATCGTTGTTGTTGTGGTAATGTATAGTTATTTAAAAGAGAGCAGAACTATTGTTGTACTAAAAACGTGATTACGAAAACGATATATTAATCATATTTTTCGCTCTATAACATAATTCACCATCAATGTGAGGGCATCTTTATATTCCGATGGCGGGAAGCTTTCTATAAGCTGAAGGGCTTCAACCTGAAACTGCTTCATCTTTTGTTCGGCATAGCCCAAGCCATTTTTGTCTTTTACAAACTGTATTACTTCTTTTACCCGTTTGCGATCTTTATTGTGGTTTTTGATGGAATTTATCACCCAGCGCTTTTCTTTATCTGTGCAATTATTCAGTGCATAAATAAGCGGTAATGTCATCTTTTGTTCTTTAATGTCGATACCCGTCGGTTTACCTATGGCATCATCAGTATAGTCAAACAGGTCATCCTTTATCTGGAAGGCCATACCAATTAATTCACCAAACTTACGCATGGTCTCCACATGTGGCCCTTCGGGGTCAACCGATGCCGCCCCAAGCGAGCAGCAGGCTGCAATAAGTGTTGCTGTTTTCTGCCTGATGATTTCGTAATACACATCTTCAGTTATATCGAGACGACGCGCTTTTTCAATCTGCAACAGTTCACCCTCACTCATCTCGCGTACAGCAACCGATATTATCCGAAGCAGGTCAAAATCGCCATGGTCGATGGAAAGCAGTAAGCCTTTTGACAGCAGGTAATCGCCAACCAAAACGGCAATCTTATTTTTCCATAAAGCGTTGATTGAGAAAAAACCGCGGCGCTTGTTGCTGTCATCCACCACATCGTCGTGCACAAGGGTGGCTGTATGGATAAGCTCTATTACCGATGCACCGCGATACGTACGCTCATTCACCATCCCTCCCGATACCATTTTGGCGGTAAGGAACACGAACATAGGGCGCATTTGCTTACCCTTGCGGTTTACTATGTAATAGGTTATCCTGTTGAGCAGCGCCACTTTTGATGACATCGACTCATGGAACTTTTTCTCAAAAAGTTCCATTTCGCGCACTATGGGCTGCTTTATCTGTTCAACAACTTTCATGTGCCCCAAAAGTACGGAAAAAGGAGCATATACAGGTAGTATTTTTCCATTTCGAGCGGAGCTTGCTAGGTTAAAATGCCACGATAGTTAAGCTTTAGCCGCCTTACTGGATTTAACGTAAAAATCAAGGATAGGATTGCGCGCCGGAAGAAGGGAAGCGATCCGCGAGTGAGCGGTGAAGCAAGCGAACGGCTCGGGTCGCGTTGGCAAAAATCTTGACGTAGATTTTAAGTTAAATCCGGTCAGGCTTGAATTTTTGTTTCTTTTGTTTCAAGACAAAAGAAAAAAGA
This genomic interval carries:
- a CDS encoding RNA polymerase sigma factor translates to MKVIALHQEEKDIIRLAAESNRHAQQKIYSKYSPKMLSICRQYIKDLHQAEDIMITAFMKVFTNLKAFEHKGSFEGWIRRIMVNECISYIRVQKKVGFLEDEFYVEDTFNNIESHFSVEDIQTLIDSLPDGYKMVFNLYAIEGFKHQEIAKMLGISEGTSKSQLSHARKMLQEQINKQKNYVNGTE
- a CDS encoding T9SS type A sorting domain-containing protein, with translation MKKLYYSLLSIIAFSGAAIAQQAIDFEPGGAGANYVWNVFENATNPALEVVANPFPGGINTSANVAKFTALQAGMPWAGTEINHENGMPDWVLTNSNAQIKIMVYKTVISPVKIKLVTPTGDALPEKSVTNTLVNQWEQLTFNFADYVGALSPYDQIVVFPDFGTGPRTQDNVVYFDNITFGAAPPPPAPLTAAPTPTAPSSQVISLFSDAYAGINMSTWLTVWSQAAHAEVQIQGNLTKKYSSLNFAGIEPAANINATNMNYFNFDVWSADFTQLRIKLVDFGPNGAYQGGDDSEHEITYATPPVGEWLHYSIPMTDFVNMTARANIQQIIFSTNNAGTVFMDNIYFSTDSTAGTSDFANVKTSLYPNPVKEVLTIKSGSSIDEITVYNTLGQQVLKASPKVTEAAVNVSNLQSGIYVINTVVNGNSSTQKFIKE
- a CDS encoding polyprenyl synthetase family protein, whose protein sequence is MKVVEQIKQPIVREMELFEKKFHESMSSKVALLNRITYYIVNRKGKQMRPMFVFLTAKMVSGGMVNERTYRGASVIELIHTATLVHDDVVDDSNKRRGFFSINALWKNKIAVLVGDYLLSKGLLLSIDHGDFDLLRIISVAVREMSEGELLQIEKARRLDITEDVYYEIIRQKTATLIAACCSLGAASVDPEGPHVETMRKFGELIGMAFQIKDDLFDYTDDAIGKPTGIDIKEQKMTLPLIYALNNCTDKEKRWVINSIKNHNKDRKRVKEVIQFVKDKNGLGYAEQKMKQFQVEALQLIESFPPSEYKDALTLMVNYVIERKI